From Dryobates pubescens isolate bDryPub1 chromosome 22, bDryPub1.pri, whole genome shotgun sequence, the proteins below share one genomic window:
- the CARNS1 gene encoding carnosine synthase 1 isoform X1, with amino-acid sequence MLSMEQSSVEQGSCPAEQEWAGPEALCPGWLEDEAPDGEVPEDSEDHDNATHAYELLQSALCQEGLPPTLDRSAEPRTGFGPLDVTVCILGSPTAFLPILLEGGTRCPGAMVLCLSPTWASRVPSETSPGAWSLLLSRGISFEAGGHSTLETFVPPRRANYVTGTFPAGGPEGGWVGELARDLDCPTGGSVPLSRRLEDPLLTRWLLAARANLPVPPTLAFVLGSRGDLPAELVAPGVRLVRLEDPQGQESLVKEEVGTFLGSTAMEPYSQVAVRPAGWLWRGTGTHSTHGKEEGEAVARAVGARLRGLREEDSVLLEALVPTARLPAPPPRSPAPRLPVALRICTLVCRSWGDRPQLCQVACAVGRAEAPVRHGVSLPQGLDSSLQQWGVVAPGQRQVLATRLREAAEATMAAISATEAELSPQQRGGTRARTDLLGVDFLLACVDDALELVALSTNSQRCLETCLLAHGMGRATGEPPGDMPRVVAEVLLHRAQCHLVEGKDILLIGAGGVSKSFVWAAARDYGLKIHLVESDPEHFAAGLVETFLPYDSREHRRDEEHAERVAELLRSRGIRPHACLSYWDDCVVLAALVCQLLGLRGCPPAAVRVAKQKSRTHQHLQRCRRGRPPPAAFAVPCRRLQSHGDVERAAGTVPFPAVAKLEFGAGAVGVRLVENAGQCHAHAARLWRDLRDDDDHPGIGLGWGNAMLLMEYVPGTEHDVDLVVFQGRLLGAWVSDNGPTRLPAFLETAACLPSCLPADRQAQLVRAALRCCQACGLRDGVFNVELKLGPTGPRLLEINPRMGGFYLRDWIREIYGPDLLLAAVLVALGVPPVLPARPVPRGHLAGVMCLGSEHGVALGGGGGLAALQALHERGLVRLNRLFEETAGDGEYEEPCLSVACAGETRAEACLRLLGLCQALGIDSPRYPVEHFLSHFK; translated from the exons ATG ctctcgaTGGAGCAGTCGAGTGTAGAGCAAGGATCGTGCCCAGCGGAGCAGGAGTGGGCAGGGCCCGAGgcgctgtgcccaggctggctggaggATGAGGCCCCTGATGGAGAGGTGCCCGAGGACAGTGAGGACCATGATAATGCCACCCATGCCTATGAGCTGCTCCAGagtgccctgtgccaggaggggttgCCCCCCACACTGGATCGCTCTGCAGAGCCCCGCACAG GATTTGGCCCGCTGGATGTGACCGTCTGCATCCTGGGCTCCCCCACTGCCTTTCTGCCCATCCTGCTGGAGGGTGGCACCCGCTGCCCAG gtgccatggtgcTGTGCCTGTCACCCACCTGGGCCAGCCGGGTGCCCTCGGAGACGTCCCCAGGAGCctggtccctgctgctgtcccggGGGATCTCCTTCGAAGCTGGGGGTCACAGCACCCTGGAGACTTTCGTGCCACCCCGCCGTGCCAACTACGTGACGGGCACCTTCCCCGCGGGGGGTCCTGAGGGCGGCTGGGTGGGCGAGCTGGCACGGGACCTCGACTGCCCCACGGGGGGGTCGGTCCCGCTCAGCCGCCGCCTTGAGGACCCCCTGCTCACCCGCTGGCTCCTGGCAGCCCGTGCCAACCTGCCCGTGCCCCCAACCCTGGCCTTTGTCCTGGGGTCAAGAGGGGACCTGCCTGCGGAGCTGGTGGCACCtggggtgaggctggtgaggctggaggaccCCCAGGGCCAGGAGAGCCTGGTGAAGGAAGAGGTGGgcaccttcctggggagcacCGCCATGGAGCCCTACAGCCAG GTGGCGGTGCGGCCGGCGGGGTGGCTCTGGCGTGGGacgggcacccacagcacccacgggaaggaggagggggaggcggTGGCACGGGCAGTGGGTGCCCGGCTCCGAGGGCTGCGGGAGGAGGACAGCGTCCTGCTGGAGGCCCTGGTGCCCACCGCCCGCCTGCCCGCACCCCCCCCAC gcagcccagccccacggcTGCCGGTGGCCCTGCGCATCTGCACCCTCGTCTGCAGGTCCTGGGGGGAccggccccagctctgccag GTGGCATGTGCCGTGGGGCGTGCGGAGGCCCCGGTGCGCCACGGGGTGTCACTGCCCCAGGGCCTGgactccagcctgcagcagtggggggTGGTGGCCCCCGGCCAGCGGCAGGTCCTGGCCACGCGGCTCCGAGAGGCCGCCGAGGCCACCATGGCTGCCATCTCGGCCACCGAGGCTGAGCTGAGTCCCCAGCAGCGTGGTGGCACCCGTGCCCGCACCGACCTCCTGG GCGTGGACTTCTTGCTGGCGTGCGTGGACGATGCCCTGGAGCTGGTGGCCTTGTCCACCAACAGCCAGCGCTGCCTGGAGACCTGTCTGCTGGCCCACGGCATGGGGCGCGCCACGGGGGAACCCCCCGGCGACATGCCCCGGGTGGTGGCCGAGGTCCTTCTGCACCGGGCGCAGTGTCACCTGGTGGAGGGCAAGGACATCCTGCTCATCGGGGCTGGCGGTGTCAGCAAGAGCTTCGTGTGGGCTGCTGCCCGCGACTACGGACTGAAg ATCCACCTGGTGGAGTCGGACCCGGAGCACTTCGCGGCGGGGCTGGTGGAGACCTTCCTGCCCTACGACAGCCGGGAGCACCGGCGCGACGAGGAGCACGCCGAGCGGGTGGCGGAGCTGCTGCGCTCCCGGGGCATCCGACCCCACGCCTGCCTCTCCTACTGGGACGACTGCGTGGTACTGGCGGCACTGgtgtgccagctcctgggccTGCGTGGCTGCCCACCCGCGGCCGTCCGGGTGGCCAAGCAGAAGAGCCGGACCCACCAGCACCTGCAGCGGTGCCGCCGCGGCCGCCCGCCGCCGGCCGCCTTCGCCGTGCCCTGCCGCCGCCTGCAGAGCCACGGTGACGTTGAGCGGGCGGCTGGCACCGTGCCCTTCCCCGCTGTGGCAAAGCTGGAGTTCGGAGCCGGCGCCGTGGGGGTTCGACTGGTGGAGAACGCCGGGCAGTGCCACGCTCACGCCGCCCGCCTCTGGCGGGACCTGCGGGATGACGACGATCACCCTGGCATCggcttgggctggggcaatGCCATGCTGCTGATGGAGTACGTGCCGGGCACCGAGCACGACGTGGACCTGGTGGTCTTCCAAGGAAGACTTTTGGGGGCTTGGGTGTCCGACAACGGCCCCACACGGctgccagccttcctggagaCGGCTGCCTGCTTGCCGTCCTGTTTGCCCGCCGACCGGCAAGCCCAGCTGGTACGGGCAGCCCTGAGGTGCTGCCAGGCGTGTGGCTTACGGGATGGTGTCTTCAACGTCGAGCTCAAACTGGGACCCACCGGGCCCCGCCTCCTGGAGATCAACCCTCGCATGGGGGGGTTCTACCTCCGCGACTGGATCAGGGAGATCTACGGTCCcgacctgctgctggcagccgtACTGGTGGCGCTGGGGGTACCGCCGGTGTTGCCCGCTCGCCCGGTGCCCCGCGGTCACTTGGCCGGTGTGATGTGCCTGGGCTCGGAGCacggggtggcactggggggcggcgggggcttggcagctctgcaggctctgcatgAGCGGGGGCTCGTCCGCCTCAACCGGCTCTTTGAGGAGACGGCGGGGGACGGCGAGTACGAGGAGCCCTGCCTGAGCGTGGCATGTGCCGGGGAAACGCGGGCAGAGGCCTGTCTgcgcctgctggggctgtgccaggcgcTGGGCATCGACTCGCCACGTTACCCAGTCGAGCATTTCTTGTCCCACTTCAAATAG
- the CARNS1 gene encoding carnosine synthase 1 isoform X2, translated as MEQSSVEQGSCPAEQEWAGPEALCPGWLEDEAPDGEVPEDSEDHDNATHAYELLQSALCQEGLPPTLDRSAEPRTGFGPLDVTVCILGSPTAFLPILLEGGTRCPGAMVLCLSPTWASRVPSETSPGAWSLLLSRGISFEAGGHSTLETFVPPRRANYVTGTFPAGGPEGGWVGELARDLDCPTGGSVPLSRRLEDPLLTRWLLAARANLPVPPTLAFVLGSRGDLPAELVAPGVRLVRLEDPQGQESLVKEEVGTFLGSTAMEPYSQVAVRPAGWLWRGTGTHSTHGKEEGEAVARAVGARLRGLREEDSVLLEALVPTARLPAPPPRSPAPRLPVALRICTLVCRSWGDRPQLCQVACAVGRAEAPVRHGVSLPQGLDSSLQQWGVVAPGQRQVLATRLREAAEATMAAISATEAELSPQQRGGTRARTDLLGVDFLLACVDDALELVALSTNSQRCLETCLLAHGMGRATGEPPGDMPRVVAEVLLHRAQCHLVEGKDILLIGAGGVSKSFVWAAARDYGLKIHLVESDPEHFAAGLVETFLPYDSREHRRDEEHAERVAELLRSRGIRPHACLSYWDDCVVLAALVCQLLGLRGCPPAAVRVAKQKSRTHQHLQRCRRGRPPPAAFAVPCRRLQSHGDVERAAGTVPFPAVAKLEFGAGAVGVRLVENAGQCHAHAARLWRDLRDDDDHPGIGLGWGNAMLLMEYVPGTEHDVDLVVFQGRLLGAWVSDNGPTRLPAFLETAACLPSCLPADRQAQLVRAALRCCQACGLRDGVFNVELKLGPTGPRLLEINPRMGGFYLRDWIREIYGPDLLLAAVLVALGVPPVLPARPVPRGHLAGVMCLGSEHGVALGGGGGLAALQALHERGLVRLNRLFEETAGDGEYEEPCLSVACAGETRAEACLRLLGLCQALGIDSPRYPVEHFLSHFK; from the exons aTGGAGCAGTCGAGTGTAGAGCAAGGATCGTGCCCAGCGGAGCAGGAGTGGGCAGGGCCCGAGgcgctgtgcccaggctggctggaggATGAGGCCCCTGATGGAGAGGTGCCCGAGGACAGTGAGGACCATGATAATGCCACCCATGCCTATGAGCTGCTCCAGagtgccctgtgccaggaggggttgCCCCCCACACTGGATCGCTCTGCAGAGCCCCGCACAG GATTTGGCCCGCTGGATGTGACCGTCTGCATCCTGGGCTCCCCCACTGCCTTTCTGCCCATCCTGCTGGAGGGTGGCACCCGCTGCCCAG gtgccatggtgcTGTGCCTGTCACCCACCTGGGCCAGCCGGGTGCCCTCGGAGACGTCCCCAGGAGCctggtccctgctgctgtcccggGGGATCTCCTTCGAAGCTGGGGGTCACAGCACCCTGGAGACTTTCGTGCCACCCCGCCGTGCCAACTACGTGACGGGCACCTTCCCCGCGGGGGGTCCTGAGGGCGGCTGGGTGGGCGAGCTGGCACGGGACCTCGACTGCCCCACGGGGGGGTCGGTCCCGCTCAGCCGCCGCCTTGAGGACCCCCTGCTCACCCGCTGGCTCCTGGCAGCCCGTGCCAACCTGCCCGTGCCCCCAACCCTGGCCTTTGTCCTGGGGTCAAGAGGGGACCTGCCTGCGGAGCTGGTGGCACCtggggtgaggctggtgaggctggaggaccCCCAGGGCCAGGAGAGCCTGGTGAAGGAAGAGGTGGgcaccttcctggggagcacCGCCATGGAGCCCTACAGCCAG GTGGCGGTGCGGCCGGCGGGGTGGCTCTGGCGTGGGacgggcacccacagcacccacgggaaggaggagggggaggcggTGGCACGGGCAGTGGGTGCCCGGCTCCGAGGGCTGCGGGAGGAGGACAGCGTCCTGCTGGAGGCCCTGGTGCCCACCGCCCGCCTGCCCGCACCCCCCCCAC gcagcccagccccacggcTGCCGGTGGCCCTGCGCATCTGCACCCTCGTCTGCAGGTCCTGGGGGGAccggccccagctctgccag GTGGCATGTGCCGTGGGGCGTGCGGAGGCCCCGGTGCGCCACGGGGTGTCACTGCCCCAGGGCCTGgactccagcctgcagcagtggggggTGGTGGCCCCCGGCCAGCGGCAGGTCCTGGCCACGCGGCTCCGAGAGGCCGCCGAGGCCACCATGGCTGCCATCTCGGCCACCGAGGCTGAGCTGAGTCCCCAGCAGCGTGGTGGCACCCGTGCCCGCACCGACCTCCTGG GCGTGGACTTCTTGCTGGCGTGCGTGGACGATGCCCTGGAGCTGGTGGCCTTGTCCACCAACAGCCAGCGCTGCCTGGAGACCTGTCTGCTGGCCCACGGCATGGGGCGCGCCACGGGGGAACCCCCCGGCGACATGCCCCGGGTGGTGGCCGAGGTCCTTCTGCACCGGGCGCAGTGTCACCTGGTGGAGGGCAAGGACATCCTGCTCATCGGGGCTGGCGGTGTCAGCAAGAGCTTCGTGTGGGCTGCTGCCCGCGACTACGGACTGAAg ATCCACCTGGTGGAGTCGGACCCGGAGCACTTCGCGGCGGGGCTGGTGGAGACCTTCCTGCCCTACGACAGCCGGGAGCACCGGCGCGACGAGGAGCACGCCGAGCGGGTGGCGGAGCTGCTGCGCTCCCGGGGCATCCGACCCCACGCCTGCCTCTCCTACTGGGACGACTGCGTGGTACTGGCGGCACTGgtgtgccagctcctgggccTGCGTGGCTGCCCACCCGCGGCCGTCCGGGTGGCCAAGCAGAAGAGCCGGACCCACCAGCACCTGCAGCGGTGCCGCCGCGGCCGCCCGCCGCCGGCCGCCTTCGCCGTGCCCTGCCGCCGCCTGCAGAGCCACGGTGACGTTGAGCGGGCGGCTGGCACCGTGCCCTTCCCCGCTGTGGCAAAGCTGGAGTTCGGAGCCGGCGCCGTGGGGGTTCGACTGGTGGAGAACGCCGGGCAGTGCCACGCTCACGCCGCCCGCCTCTGGCGGGACCTGCGGGATGACGACGATCACCCTGGCATCggcttgggctggggcaatGCCATGCTGCTGATGGAGTACGTGCCGGGCACCGAGCACGACGTGGACCTGGTGGTCTTCCAAGGAAGACTTTTGGGGGCTTGGGTGTCCGACAACGGCCCCACACGGctgccagccttcctggagaCGGCTGCCTGCTTGCCGTCCTGTTTGCCCGCCGACCGGCAAGCCCAGCTGGTACGGGCAGCCCTGAGGTGCTGCCAGGCGTGTGGCTTACGGGATGGTGTCTTCAACGTCGAGCTCAAACTGGGACCCACCGGGCCCCGCCTCCTGGAGATCAACCCTCGCATGGGGGGGTTCTACCTCCGCGACTGGATCAGGGAGATCTACGGTCCcgacctgctgctggcagccgtACTGGTGGCGCTGGGGGTACCGCCGGTGTTGCCCGCTCGCCCGGTGCCCCGCGGTCACTTGGCCGGTGTGATGTGCCTGGGCTCGGAGCacggggtggcactggggggcggcgggggcttggcagctctgcaggctctgcatgAGCGGGGGCTCGTCCGCCTCAACCGGCTCTTTGAGGAGACGGCGGGGGACGGCGAGTACGAGGAGCCCTGCCTGAGCGTGGCATGTGCCGGGGAAACGCGGGCAGAGGCCTGTCTgcgcctgctggggctgtgccaggcgcTGGGCATCGACTCGCCACGTTACCCAGTCGAGCATTTCTTGTCCCACTTCAAATAG